TTGAGCCACAGTTAGTAGATGCAGTTTTTGCAGACTGATGATCATCTTTAGTTCTGAGAAACTCTGTCTCTTTAACGTGCTCatttttatacccaatcatgttactgacctgAGTTTAGAGCTGTATGTGTGGTTaaggttttgtttctgttgatcAGACACTGTTTGAAGATGCTGAGTGATTCTGAGGTTGCAGAGCTGCTTTCCTTCCTGACTCCCAGCACACGTCCAGATGTCAAAGGTCAGGCCACTGAGTACATCCTGGGACTGTCTGGAAACAGGTGGGAGGATTATTTAAAGTGACTTCTGCCATAAATGTAGTAAATATGTACATATTTCcatctttttactttctttttcccctGTGTTTGATGTCAGGGATGGCTGCCGCTTTCTCCACTCTAAACCTGATCTAATTGCTGCCCTGTTtgccctgacctctgacccttcCATTGCCATAGTGAAGGACTGCTACCACATCTTTATCAACCTGTCAGCCGATGAGACTCTTCATCAGGTAGTGGACTCGAGCGCAGCCCTTGAAAACTTTGTGTGTTcactttatttccttttctaAAACAAACATGTAACGGGCGTTTGCTGGTTGTTGTGTGTCCCTCAGGTTTTGGTGAAAGATGTCAAAGTTGTCCCCGTGTTGTTTAAGAACCTTCTGGACCCCGAGTACCTGTTCTCCGATCAGATCTGCACCATCCTGTCAAATCTGACGCGACACGAGAAAACCTGCAAGATTTTATTCAAGGTGCGTCCAGTCAGAGCGCTTCATTTTAGGACTGAATTCATAATCATTCTAGCTTTACCGTCATGTTAATCTCCTCCTCATGGATAATGAGAGacaaactgtttctgtttcaggtgctgcaggAGGACGTCGGTATGGCACAGCTTGTTCAGATCTTCTGTACTGAAGGTTACAATAAGAACGCTAAACTGCACTACCTGGGTCCTCTGCTGTCCAACCTGACGCAGCTGCCTGAGGCCAGAAACTACTTGATGGACAAGGACAGGTGACTGACTTCACTGCTGGTCAAGAGCTCAGAGACAGAGTTGGGGAGACTCGATCATACACAGCTTTTTCTCTGAATATTAGCCTTTTAGGTCACTGAAATATCACCCTTTGGAAAACAGTTGACTCGGCTGATATCCTCGTCTCCTCTTTCCTCCATCCTCCTGCCTGTGACACACAAATTGCTCTTGCTGCGTCATCTTGTTTGTATTGACATTCGACTGATTCGACTGGGACATATTGTTAAAATtacacttttgtttctaaacacGTCTGAGGATGCTTCTCATCAGTTTTATAAATTGATGGTCAGGAAAATGTGCTTAAATATctttacattaaaagaaagGAGAACACTTTTTACCAGGTCATCGGGCGTTAGTTGTAGTTCTCTGGCCTGCTTGAGAGACTTCTTTTGCCCATGAGCTAAAATGAGTTAGGCACCCTGCTTTATAACACTGACATGCTCTGTTTTTGGAGAACAAAGCAGGATAATCTGGTTTAAAAGAAtaggtgtgtatgtgtagatAAGGACCCAGTTTTATTAAAACTGTAAGTACAATTTTTCCACCTACATGTCCAAAAGTAAAATGAAGTCAAGGAGAGCTTCAAGAACCTCCTGCATTGCCCCACAGGGGACTAAATGTTTACAGAAGAGGCGTTCTGACCCGAGAATAACGCTGACCTGGGACAAGCTTTGCTTTCTGATTTGCACTTGTTATACCGACAACATCTTAGATCTTTGAGAGGAGCTTTCACATGCTGAGGCTTGTTGGAAGTTAAATTACTGGCAAAATGTGGTTCATGACTGGAGGTGCATGTTCACAGTCAATTCTCTTAAAATTACACACTGCCATGCTTTGACCCTGCAGCATGCACTAATGATGTTTGggtgtgtttcaggtgtgtAGTCCAGAGGTTGCTGCCCTTCACTCAGTACCAGTCATCTGTGGTGAGGAGGGGCGGAGTCATAGGCACCCTGCGCAACTGTTGCTTTGACCACGGTGAGACACACATTATTGAAGTTTAGGCTAAAGTCACCGTAGATAAAAAGAGTTAATTGGAGCCTCGGCCACATTTTTTACAGTGGAGGTTCAGATTTCTGGTTTAGGGTTAGAGTTTAACCTCAGTGATGTCGCCTCCACAACACCAGATTTGTTATACCTCAAACCTCTGTTCACTCTGCAGCTCATCACAAGTGGTTGCTAAGCGATGCTGTGGATATCCTGCCTTTCCTCCTGCTGCCGCTGGCCGGTCCAGAGGAGCTGACAGAGGAGGAAAATGAAGGTGTGTGTTTATATCAGTAATATCACTTTATATCagtaatatttcatatttcagtcTGATCTACCTTGTTTCCTCGTTGGCATCAAACTCCAGTTTTatccaaaataaattaacaCTGCATAAGAAAGCCACTCTGTCAAACTTGGTTGCATGTTCCATTTCTGTAAACACAcaatttgcagattattttgacTCAATTACACAACCTGCTATATGAATAAGAATAATACaatttttaattaagtttatttatatagtttttattaaaaccaGGGATACGGAAaggttttaaataataaatgtaaacttCCTGGGTAAATTATATAGAAAAAGAACAATTAAAAGAAGATACTGACATGCAGGGCAGTGATCCTCTCcacttttagtttaaaaaatgaGAAGTAACTGGAACATTCACTACTGAAAAAGAGACGCTACCAAAAACATGACGTGAGATTGATATGTGACAAgatgtttaattaatttaatagccaaaatgtgaaaatcacTCACTCATGAAGTTGCCAATGTTGTTTATCTGCTAGTGGCACAGGTTTGATATTTTTGTTGCCGTTATTGTTATAACCTGATTACTGGGTTTGAGCTTCTGCTGCAGCTCAACACTCAACACAGTGCTAACACACTGGTGCAAAATACCACACAGCAGCTTCACAGGTGGTTTCTGGTCTGAAACCAGCTCCACACATGCTGATGAAAAAAAGACTCTTTCCTTGCAAAAAGCTAACATCCAGATGGCTCTAAATAAATTGGACTTCACCATGCAGTGCTTAGACTTGactaaaatgataaataagTGTTGGAAGGATGACCCAGAGACATGAAAGGTAaaagttttacagtttacaTACTGTGAGTATTCTAGGGTCCCCTTGGGTCCATGGGatgtgaatctttttttttgtgtgggcATCTGCTGTGTGCCATCCTGTGAAGAGACATAACAATGCACCGTGTATCTTGAAGTGGACTTTAATAAATAGCACTACTTATCCTTGGTGTCTGCAACTTTCTGCATTCTCAGCCGTGCATAATCCCTGCATCAGTGAGATTGTCATGATGGTTTAACCCCTCAAGTATGATTAGAGTCTGGGAATATAATGAGCTGAGAGCCACAGACAGCATCATATAATATTGAGAAAGAAGGACTAAGAgactattattttattaaatccaTTTACTGCTAGTTGAGACTCTAACAGAACCTAATTTACGGTCCAGGCCTGCCTGTCGACCTGCAGTACCTCCCCGAGGACAAGAAGCGAGAGGAAGACCCAGACATCCGAAAGATGCTCCTGGAAACGCTCTTACTGGTACAAAACCACAAACATTCggaaacaaacacacgcacacagattaggtaattatgtttttatgtcaAGCTCCTCACTGCTTGTCTCTCTATGTAGCTGACTGCAACTAAAGCCGGCCGGCAGATGCTGAAAGAGAAGAATGTTTATCCAATCATGAGAGAGTTCCACCGCTGGGAGAAGGACGCCCACGTTACAGCGGCCTGTGAGAAACTGGTCCAGGTAGGAAAAATCTAGATGTTTGGTTATTGTCTAAACTGGAAAACTAACACCTGAGGGGCACACTGTGAAGCAAGATTAAAGTGGGCTTAAAGTTGGGGTGTCCTATGTCACAGAGGTGGCTCTCTTTTTACCTAAATAACCACGGTAACTTGTGCTGAACCAAACCCTGTTGGGAGCAGTTTATGATCAGGGTTTTAGTACCTTACTAAatactgaatgtgtgtgtgtgtgtgtgtgtgtgtgtgtgtgtgtgtgtgtgtgtgtgtgtgtgtcacaggaatttgcatttattaatgcagaaaatgtataaatgttgtCATTCGTGATTCTAGTCTGCTGCGACTAACACACCAAGAATAGCTGTCCAGTCAACACAACTGATATGCTTTGATCTTTATTAGCCTACGAGACGATAACCTTTTGTCTCTTTTGTGAGAGTGCTGATTTTACTTATattatttatgttctttataGACTTTTAATCTGCATTTTATCATCATCTGATTGGAGTAGATGACACTCATAGGGATCATTTTGTGTGGAAGGATGAGCTGTGAATTGcccatttttatttcaacatgcTCGGAGCCTGAAATGGAAAATTTGGCTTAATAAATACAGCTAATAGTCACATTCGTGATACATGTCAACCCTGGCTGTGTTGAACTTTATAGCTCTCAGAATAACTAAAAGTCAGTAAAAATGTAATAGTAAACATTTATTAATTATAGTTTTGGACTTATGAATAAAAACCAAACCTATTCTATTCTTGTTCCTGTGTTGTTTCAaagcaggaagtcagtgatgtGCTTTTCTTTATTCATGTCATGTAAGTAAAGGGGGGCCTCGAATGTGAAGGTGTAATGCGATTGTATCTTAACTCACCCAGGTGCTGATAGGAGATGAGCCGGAGGAGGGCATGGAGAACCTGATGGAGGTAGAAATCCCTCAGGATGTGGAGGAGAAACTAAAGGAGGCCGATGCCAAAGAGCAGGAAGAgctggagaaagaggaggagaagaggaaacaagcagaagaggaggccgagaaaaagaagaagagtgattctgagcagacagacagagaacagGAGAGTGGACTGATAAAGTGAAATCTATTTTAGGCTTTTTGTCATTCAGATAGAAGCACTGCTTTAATGTGGCTGACTCAGGTGTAACAGGAAAGAGATGCTGCGCAGTCACGTGGAGTCGGTGCTGAGGACAGTGGAAGAGAAATTACTCTTTTACCGCATCAGTGAAGCTGATCAGCTTATTTTGCTGATTAAACCACAAAGAACATGAGGGGAAAAAGCTTGAATCTGATCTGACGACAGTACAAGAATCTCTTTAAACATCGAGtcattttcatgtgtttcatgtgtattaaacttgatttattttctctctgctttaTAAAAAGTGATGAGAAGATTGAAAAGAGTGCTCCAAGAAAGGAGACGTGTTCAAATAAATGTACGCCATCATAACTTTTACACTAGAGTGGCTGTTGGTTTTATTGCTAACACTTTGTAAAATTTCTCACAACCACACTATGACATCAAAGACGTTCATCAGTATTTATGAGAAAATTACAGGCTTTGTTTGAAATGACCAGACTTTGAAACAAAGTTCAGTAGGTAGGACCTGGACAGTGAATTTGTTTATAAGGATGGAGTTCCTGTGGCCCCATCCAGCCCCAAAGAACCACATGGGCCTGCCTTCCTGTGTGGCCTGCACCAGCAGGCAAGGCCAAAGGGACTTGGGCTATCATTGATTGACCGGTGGTCAGAGGTGGAGGCCCTGGCGGTCCAATCCTGTGCTGCCAAAACTGGCAATTTAAACGCTttaacaaaatgattttattgcttttatttgcACATAAAGTCACACCGTTAAAGTAAATGACAGTCTGTTGAAATGCGGCTGCTTCACTTCCTGTTGTAATACAAATCCAACAGACATGTTTATAACCTTTTTATTCTGGTTtcctctttatttattcataagaAAAAGTCTTTATAAAAAGATCTATTCATCCTCACTAGCTTGAGATAAACAGCCATTTCCCCTCagaggcttttcttttttttaatgttaatgaatgACCAGCAGAGGGTGTCAGAACAcgtacagcaggggtgtcaaactcaaatgcacagtgggccaaaattcaaatctggaacaaagtcgcgggctaacgttaatatttattgaaaaaaaaaatcttcctccagatataagaatgaatcttttcttatagACTcgaacacgttttgctgaaaaactgaatatggaacaagcaaagcttaatactaaacaatatatatattagctgtataataccagtaggccagctctaatagtcatttggtatggcttcgcgggccaaatgtaattaggctgcgggccaaagtTGGcctgcgggccagagtttgacacctatgacgTACAGCTTCTGTCattcctccacagtgacttGGATCCAAAACCACTAAAATCCCTCCGTGTGCTTCTGCAGAAGTTTATTTTTACCTTGAAAATAAACAGACAGAAATTTAAGCAATGTCCAacttaagaaagaaaaacactcaaagTAAGAACCagcagaagatggatggatgggtgtaaAATCACGTCCTAACTCTTGTATTTTGTAgcctctatttatttattagtttgatATATTCGGTCTCTCGATAGTGTATTGGCTTCTTGTGAAAACATAAAGAGGATATAGCCGCAGTAATTTCAATAGTAACGGGAATTTGGTTGAGACACATCAgataaaaaacaggaagaaaaacagcataAACTGTGGGTGAGTGCGTATACTCTGACCTGTTTCTGTTTGGGTTAAAACCCTTTGAAGGGATCAGAGTGGATCTCAGTAACATTTTATGAGCCTGAGAGATAAACCATCCACGATTCATGTCACGCTAcgtgtaaaacagcacaaaacaagaacaaaggGGCTGTTCTTAGCTGTAATCAACATCATAGCTCCTTAGTGTTAACACATAGAGCTGGAGTTAAGAGATTCCACCTCACCAACTGTTAAAAACTACAGGAAAATGAAGCCATACGCTGAACCTGAACATGCTTTAATGTGTGGTTTTTCACATATGACCAGGTCATTTAAACTTTAATGGGAACATCTTTGACGGTCTCAAAATgagttttgtttcagtttaggGCCACAGATTAATGTCAAGATTAGATTAATGTTTGCCAACAGAGATCCTGTGAATGTGTTTAAGTTAGAATGAGCGGAAATTACAAGATGCTCGCGAGGTTAAACAGTATGTGCCTGTGTGTGATCTGACCATGTGTTCCTTCATCAGCGTCTGTGTTAGTTTTTCCACCTTGACAAGCTTGAGGCCAAACAGCACATACATAACTGTTTCACACAGAAAGGAGTCATTTATTAACTCACAGAGAGAAGAAACATTCAGTAACCTCAGGAGGAAGTCACCCATCCTTCCTTTCTTAaccttatgtttaaaaaaaaaaaaaaaaaagagaacagaaacaaaaatctgtcACTTCCCCAGCTAAGTCTTCAAAACATGACTGTGTCTCATGCTGCAGTGATTATTTATTCAGGAAAAAGTAAGAAAAGATTTCCagagacaacaaaaacaaagagaacgGATCCTCAGAGCTTTCCGTTTCACATGCTTCAAAAACACTTCAAACGAAGCCACCGCGTCGGATCAGAGGATAAAACCAACTAAATGCA
This DNA window, taken from Astatotilapia calliptera chromosome 5, fAstCal1.2, whole genome shotgun sequence, encodes the following:
- the hgh1 gene encoding protein HGH1 homolog, which produces MLSDSEVAELLSFLTPSTRPDVKGQATEYILGLSGNRDGCRFLHSKPDLIAALFALTSDPSIAIVKDCYHIFINLSADETLHQVLVKDVKVVPVLFKNLLDPEYLFSDQICTILSNLTRHEKTCKILFKVLQEDVGMAQLVQIFCTEGYNKNAKLHYLGPLLSNLTQLPEARNYLMDKDRCVVQRLLPFTQYQSSVVRRGGVIGTLRNCCFDHAHHKWLLSDAVDILPFLLLPLAGPEELTEEENEGLPVDLQYLPEDKKREEDPDIRKMLLETLLLLTATKAGRQMLKEKNVYPIMREFHRWEKDAHVTAACEKLVQVLIGDEPEEGMENLMEVEIPQDVEEKLKEADAKEQEELEKEEEKRKQAEEEAEKKKKSDSEQTDREQESGLIK